From a region of the Vicinamibacteria bacterium genome:
- a CDS encoding leucine-rich repeat domain-containing protein, with protein sequence MELAAAAGLEGRLREGEPGRRASEVSFSGGGGRLGEEVGFASRRGSVFALSLRGCELPFLPDSLAQLGGLKQLDLVGNRLSELPGSIRALLDLQALYLDRNRLRSLPGFLPGLVRLRELHLDDNLLRALPSGLDRLKSLRRLSLRGNRLVSIPESLGGLRRLTDLSLGKNRLTSLPASLWRLIGLEALNLAENRLSSLPAGIQKLTRLRLLDLGHNELSSLPPELFRLAGLTDYLYLHDNRLTSVPKTIGNLAALRYLNIGGNRLGTLPDTIGSLRSLRELRLSDNRLVVLPSALGNLSALLELHLGNNELASIPSSIGNLVRLRELRLANNRLTGLPESIGDLRGLSRLDLRNNRLTRLPDSLRNLKNLKELDLRGNRLVFLPASIAEAASLQRLDLRWNKLAALPAWVKRLEERGCVVWR encoded by the coding sequence ATGGAGCTGGCGGCGGCGGCGGGCCTGGAGGGTCGTCTCCGCGAGGGCGAGCCGGGCCGGAGAGCTTCTGAGGTCAGCTTCAGTGGCGGGGGCGGCAGGCTAGGCGAAGAGGTGGGCTTCGCCTCCCGGAGGGGTTCCGTTTTTGCCCTCTCTCTCCGCGGGTGCGAGTTGCCGTTCCTACCGGACTCCCTGGCGCAGCTGGGAGGGCTGAAGCAGCTCGATTTGGTGGGCAACCGGCTTTCTGAGCTCCCGGGGTCGATCCGCGCCCTTCTCGATCTTCAGGCTCTCTATCTAGACCGGAATCGTCTGCGTTCGCTCCCCGGGTTCCTTCCGGGTCTGGTTCGCCTCCGGGAGCTGCATTTGGATGACAACCTGCTGCGCGCTCTCCCCTCCGGCCTCGATCGGTTGAAGAGCCTCCGCCGGCTGAGCCTACGCGGTAACCGGCTTGTCTCCATCCCTGAGAGCCTCGGGGGCTTGCGCCGTCTTACGGATCTGAGCCTGGGGAAGAACCGGCTGACGTCCCTGCCCGCGTCGCTCTGGCGCCTCATCGGCCTTGAGGCGCTCAACCTCGCGGAGAATCGCCTGTCGTCCCTTCCCGCCGGGATCCAGAAGCTCACCCGGCTCCGGCTGCTCGATCTCGGTCATAACGAGCTCAGCTCACTGCCCCCGGAGCTCTTTCGCCTGGCGGGTCTCACGGATTACCTCTACCTGCACGACAACCGGCTGACCTCGGTGCCGAAGACGATCGGGAACCTGGCGGCCCTGCGCTACCTGAACATCGGTGGCAACCGCCTGGGGACCCTTCCCGACACGATTGGGAGCCTCAGGAGCCTCCGGGAGCTGAGGCTTTCCGACAACCGGCTCGTCGTCCTTCCTTCCGCTCTCGGCAATCTGTCCGCCCTCTTGGAGCTCCATCTTGGAAACAACGAGCTCGCTTCGATTCCATCGTCGATCGGCAACCTGGTTAGGCTCCGGGAGCTGCGGCTGGCCAACAACCGCCTGACCGGGCTCCCGGAGTCGATCGGTGACTTACGCGGCCTGTCCCGTCTGGACCTGAGGAACAACCGCTTGACCCGTCTTCCCGACTCGCTCCGCAATCTCAAGAACCTAAAGGAGCTGGATCTGCGGGGCAACCGCTTGGTCTTCCTTCCCGCCTCCATCGCGGAGGCGGCGAGCCTCCAGAGGCTGGACTTGCGCTGGAACAAGCTGGCCGCCCTGCCCGCGTGGGTTAAGCGACTCGAGGAGCGGGGATGTGTCGTCTGGCGATGA
- a CDS encoding multidrug efflux RND transporter permease subunit, with the protein MNISAPFIRRPIATSLLSLTVLLAGALGHQFLPVAALPQVEFPTISVSAGLPGASPETMASAVATPLERQFGRIAGITEMTSTSQLGTTNITLQFDLSRNINGAARDVQAAINAARGQLPTNLPSNPFYRRSNPADAPILLLALTSTELPLSQIYDAADTILSQKIAQVDGVGQVVVAGGARPAVRVQINPGALASRGLSLEDVRTALRTASANAPKGELAGERTAFVLKANDQLLPADLYRPLIVAYHGGAPVRLSDLGQVFDSVEDVKAAGLSNNLPAVIILVFRQPGANVIEVSDNIKSLLAELQASVPPAIKIAIAADPTQTIRASVHDIQVTLILTVILVVLVIFLFLRRLWATVIPSIAVPLSLVGTFGVMYLLGYSLDNFSLMALAIATGFVVDDAIVVIENVARHQEAGVPPFEAALKGAREVGFTVLSMSISLVAVFLPILLMGGIVGRLFREFSATLSIAIGVSLVVSLTTTPMLCARFLRPEEHEGRGRFNRASERVFDWMLGTYDRGLKWVLRHQHFVFALTVATLFLSIYLYAVVPKGFFPQQDTGRLAGQIQAAEDISFAAMAQKQKELCAILMADPAIDSVTSFVGSGAGSTNSGRLFVQLKPRSERNASADRVIARLRGPLARVPGATMYLQAVQDVRMGGRLAGAQYQYSLQSSDLGELTSWAPRLLRKLRTVPELRDVSSDQLNHGLQTTVVIDRDTASRLGVSPQVIDDTLYDAFGQRQVATQYLEMNQHHVVLEVEPQFRQDPDALKNIYVHSTGGPDVPLSAFTRLETTNTTLAVNHQGQFPAVTISFNLPQGIALGTATAAIDRARREIGLPPTIRADFAGTAAAFRDSLANEPLLILAALITVYVTLGVLYESYIHPITILSTLPSAGVGALLALLITGTDFSIIALVGVILLVGIVKKNAIMMIDFALDVERREGLTPEQAIYQACRVRFRPIMMTTLAALFGSLPLALGTGTGSELRRPLGISIVGGLLVSQLLTLFTTPVVYLVFERLQAWVSHRRKPVGEPLPPLTLPPSPAD; encoded by the coding sequence ATGAATATCTCCGCCCCTTTCATCCGCCGCCCCATCGCCACCTCCCTGCTGAGCCTGACCGTCCTGCTCGCGGGCGCTCTCGGGCACCAGTTCCTTCCCGTGGCCGCCCTGCCCCAGGTCGAGTTCCCCACCATTTCCGTGTCCGCCGGGCTACCCGGAGCGAGTCCGGAAACCATGGCCTCCGCGGTGGCCACGCCCCTGGAGCGCCAGTTTGGCCGCATCGCCGGCATCACCGAGATGACTTCGACCAGTCAGCTCGGTACCACCAACATCACGCTCCAGTTCGACCTCAGCCGGAACATCAACGGCGCGGCGCGCGATGTCCAGGCCGCCATCAATGCCGCCCGCGGGCAGCTTCCCACGAACCTCCCCAGCAACCCCTTCTATCGCCGCAGCAACCCCGCCGATGCTCCCATCCTCCTCCTGGCCCTTACCTCCACCGAGCTCCCTTTGAGCCAGATCTACGACGCCGCGGACACGATCCTTTCCCAGAAGATCGCCCAGGTGGACGGCGTGGGGCAGGTGGTGGTGGCGGGGGGGGCCCGCCCCGCGGTGCGGGTGCAGATCAACCCGGGGGCGCTGGCTAGCCGGGGCCTGAGCTTGGAAGATGTTCGCACCGCGCTGCGGACGGCCAGCGCCAACGCCCCCAAAGGAGAGCTGGCCGGGGAGCGAACGGCTTTCGTCCTCAAGGCCAATGACCAGCTTCTGCCCGCGGACCTCTACCGGCCGCTCATCGTCGCCTACCACGGCGGGGCCCCCGTTCGGCTGAGCGACCTCGGACAAGTCTTCGATTCCGTGGAGGACGTGAAGGCGGCGGGGCTGTCCAACAACCTCCCGGCGGTCATCATTCTCGTCTTCCGCCAGCCCGGGGCCAACGTGATCGAGGTCTCCGACAATATCAAGTCGCTGCTGGCCGAGCTGCAGGCCTCCGTGCCGCCCGCCATCAAGATCGCCATCGCGGCCGACCCTACTCAGACCATCCGGGCCTCCGTCCACGATATCCAGGTCACCCTCATTCTCACCGTCATTTTGGTCGTCCTCGTCATCTTTCTCTTCCTGCGCAGGCTGTGGGCTACGGTGATCCCGAGCATCGCGGTGCCGTTATCACTGGTGGGGACCTTTGGGGTGATGTACCTCCTGGGCTACAGCTTGGACAATTTCTCGCTCATGGCCCTCGCCATTGCCACCGGCTTCGTCGTCGATGATGCCATCGTCGTCATCGAGAACGTCGCCCGTCACCAGGAGGCGGGGGTACCACCGTTCGAGGCCGCCCTCAAGGGGGCGCGGGAGGTTGGCTTCACGGTCCTCTCCATGTCCATCTCCCTGGTCGCCGTCTTCCTGCCCATCCTGCTCATGGGTGGCATCGTCGGGCGGCTGTTCCGCGAGTTCTCGGCCACCCTCAGCATCGCCATCGGGGTGTCCCTCGTGGTTTCCCTCACCACCACGCCCATGCTGTGCGCCCGCTTTCTGCGCCCGGAGGAGCACGAGGGAAGGGGCCGCTTTAATCGCGCGAGCGAGCGCGTGTTCGATTGGATGCTGGGTACCTACGACCGGGGGCTCAAGTGGGTGCTCCGGCACCAGCACTTCGTGTTCGCCCTCACCGTGGCCACGCTCTTCCTCAGCATCTACCTCTACGCGGTCGTCCCCAAGGGATTCTTCCCCCAGCAAGACACGGGCCGGCTGGCCGGACAGATCCAGGCCGCGGAGGACATCTCCTTCGCGGCCATGGCCCAAAAGCAGAAGGAGCTGTGCGCCATCCTCATGGCCGATCCCGCCATCGACAGCGTGACCTCCTTCGTGGGGAGCGGCGCGGGCAGCACCAACTCGGGGCGGCTCTTCGTCCAGCTCAAGCCCCGGTCAGAACGGAACGCGAGCGCGGACCGGGTGATCGCCCGCCTGCGGGGCCCGCTGGCCCGGGTGCCCGGGGCCACCATGTACCTCCAGGCGGTCCAGGACGTCCGCATGGGGGGACGTCTGGCGGGGGCTCAGTACCAGTACTCGCTTCAGAGCTCCGACCTGGGTGAGCTCACGAGCTGGGCGCCCCGCTTGCTCCGGAAGCTGCGCACCGTCCCCGAGCTCCGCGACGTCTCGAGCGACCAGCTCAACCACGGCCTCCAAACCACGGTGGTCATCGACCGCGACACCGCGTCCCGTCTGGGGGTCTCGCCCCAAGTGATCGACGACACCCTCTACGACGCCTTCGGCCAGCGGCAGGTCGCCACCCAGTACCTCGAGATGAACCAGCACCACGTGGTCCTCGAGGTGGAGCCCCAGTTTCGCCAGGATCCCGACGCCCTCAAGAACATCTACGTCCACTCCACCGGGGGCCCCGACGTTCCCCTGAGCGCCTTCACCCGTCTCGAGACCACGAACACCACCCTGGCCGTCAACCACCAGGGACAGTTCCCCGCCGTCACCATCTCCTTCAACCTTCCCCAGGGGATTGCCCTGGGCACGGCCACCGCCGCCATCGACCGGGCCCGGCGCGAGATCGGGCTTCCCCCCACCATCCGAGCCGACTTTGCCGGGACCGCGGCCGCTTTCCGGGACTCCCTCGCCAACGAGCCCCTCCTGATCCTGGCTGCGCTCATCACCGTCTACGTGACCCTCGGCGTCCTTTACGAGAGCTACATCCATCCCATCACCATCCTCTCCACCCTCCCCTCCGCGGGGGTGGGGGCGCTGCTCGCCCTTCTGATCACGGGCACGGACTTCAGCATCATCGCCCTCGTGGGCGTGATCCTTCTCGTGGGGATCGTCAAGAAGAACGCGATCATGATGATCGATTTCGCCCTGGACGTGGAGCGCCGCGAGGGACTGACGCCCGAGCAGGCGATCTATCAGGCCTGCCGGGTCCGCTTCCGGCCCATCATGATGACCACCTTGGCCGCGCTCTTTGGCAGTCTGCCCCTCGCCCTCGGGACGGGAACGGGCTCCGAGCTGCGGCGACCCCTCGGCATCAGCATCGTGGGGGGGCTTCTGGTGAGCCAGCTACTAACCCTCTTCACGACCCCGGTCGTCTATCTCGTGTTCGAGCGGCTCCAGGCTTGGGTGAGCCACCGCCGGAAGCCCGTGGGCGAGCCGCTCCCTCCCCTCACGCTTCCCCCGAGCCCCGCCGACTAG
- a CDS encoding MATE family efflux transporter yields the protein MKDLTEGPVGRHIVQLATFIALSTVFQTLYFLADLYFVGRLGKEAIAGVGLGGNLMLLVLALTQSLGVGTTSLIAQAIGRKDKERAELVFNQALLLSNITGLGFGACFFALRGAYSRWLAADATTAALGAQYLDWFIPALFLQFPLVAMGAALRGLGDLKVPTLIQVATVILNILLAPVLIFGWGTGHPLGVSGAALASFAAVAVGCLAFTAYFQGGAADLGFRRADWRPRPGLWGEMLRVGLPAGGEFALISVYLVLVYDIIRPFGAAAQAGFGIGSRVMQALFLPAVAIAFAAAPVAGQNYGARQGGRVRQTFYSAAAMSAVIMLALTALCHIAPAGLVRLFNRDAAVVAVGADYLRIISWNFLASGVVFVSSSVFQGMGNTLPALGSSSIRLILFALPAYALSQQPGFQVRQLWYLSVASVTAQLCVNLWLLHREFARKLSFTPESAPLPAERREA from the coding sequence ATGAAGGATCTCACCGAGGGTCCGGTCGGCAGACACATCGTCCAGCTCGCGACCTTCATCGCCTTGAGCACCGTCTTTCAGACCCTCTACTTCCTGGCCGACCTCTACTTCGTGGGAAGGCTGGGCAAGGAAGCCATCGCGGGCGTCGGCCTCGGCGGAAATCTGATGCTCCTGGTGCTGGCGCTCACGCAATCCCTGGGCGTGGGCACGACCTCCTTGATCGCTCAGGCCATCGGACGCAAGGACAAGGAGCGTGCGGAGCTCGTCTTCAACCAAGCGCTCCTCCTATCGAACATCACGGGACTCGGCTTCGGTGCTTGCTTTTTTGCCTTGCGCGGCGCCTATAGTCGCTGGCTGGCCGCGGACGCCACCACCGCCGCCCTGGGTGCCCAGTATCTGGACTGGTTCATCCCCGCGCTCTTTCTTCAATTCCCCCTCGTGGCCATGGGGGCGGCCCTGCGGGGGCTGGGTGACTTGAAGGTCCCGACGCTCATCCAGGTCGCTACCGTGATCCTCAACATCCTGCTGGCGCCGGTGCTCATTTTCGGCTGGGGCACCGGGCACCCGCTCGGTGTCTCGGGGGCGGCGCTGGCTTCGTTCGCCGCCGTCGCCGTCGGTTGTCTCGCATTCACGGCCTACTTCCAAGGGGGGGCCGCCGACCTGGGCTTCCGACGGGCGGACTGGAGGCCACGCCCAGGGTTGTGGGGCGAGATGCTGCGCGTGGGGCTTCCCGCGGGCGGTGAGTTCGCCCTCATCTCCGTCTACTTGGTCCTCGTCTACGACATCATTCGGCCCTTCGGCGCCGCCGCCCAGGCGGGGTTTGGCATCGGCAGCCGGGTGATGCAGGCCCTTTTCCTGCCGGCGGTGGCGATCGCCTTCGCGGCGGCTCCCGTCGCCGGGCAGAACTACGGCGCCCGCCAGGGAGGACGTGTTCGCCAGACCTTTTATTCCGCCGCGGCCATGAGCGCGGTGATCATGCTGGCCTTGACCGCGCTTTGCCACATCGCGCCCGCCGGCCTGGTCCGCCTCTTCAACCGAGATGCGGCCGTGGTCGCAGTCGGCGCGGACTACTTGCGCATCATCAGCTGGAACTTCCTCGCTTCCGGCGTTGTCTTCGTCAGCTCCAGTGTCTTCCAGGGCATGGGCAACACGTTGCCTGCGCTGGGCAGCTCCTCAATACGCTTGATTCTGTTTGCCCTTCCTGCTTACGCTCTGTCGCAGCAGCCGGGCTTCCAGGTGCGCCAATTGTGGTATCTGTCCGTGGCCTCCGTGACGGCACAGCTCTGCGTGAACCTCTGGCTCCTTCACCGGGAGTTCGCCAGGAAGCTGTCCTTCACGCCCGAGTCTGCACCCTTGCCCGCAGAGCGACGAGAGGCTTAG